The following proteins come from a genomic window of Lycium ferocissimum isolate CSIRO_LF1 chromosome 4, AGI_CSIRO_Lferr_CH_V1, whole genome shotgun sequence:
- the LOC132052090 gene encoding protein NRT1/ PTR FAMILY 5.10-like: protein MANGVNISDAETPFLGDVVEGSVDFKGRPVTRSKSGGWRSGFFIIGVEVAERFAYYGISSNLISYLTGPLGQSVATAAENVNIWSGTASLLPLLGAFIADSYLGRYRTIIISSVLYILGLGLLTLSTVLPFNYSDCQDTATCSPPKFQIIFFFFSLYLVAIGQGGHKPCVQAFGADQFDAQDPEESKAKSSFFNWWYFGMCGGVLMTLWILTYIQDNLSWGLGFGIPCIVMGLALIVFLLGSFTYRFRQSSDEKNPFLRIVNVFINAARNWQTTASAISEEQEVQGILPHEGSEQFKFLNKALLAPDGSKENGKICSISEVEEAKAILRLIPIWTTCLVYAVVFSQSSTLFTKQGATMDRSLASNFEVPAASLQSFISLSIVVFIPIYDRILVPLARAITRKPSGITMIQRIGTGIFLSILSMVIAAIVEKKRLQTAIEYGLIDMPKATIPMSICWLIPQYLLFGISDVFTMVGLQEFFYDQVPVELKSLGLSLYLSIFGIGSFLSSFLISVIENTTGKDGQTSWFSDNLNRAHLDYFYWVLAVFSTIAFTAFLYFSRSYIYNKSSSL from the exons ATGGCCAACGGAGTCAACATCTCCGACGCCGAAACCCCGTTTCTCGGCGACGTTGTTGAAGGCTCCGTTGACTTTAAGGGTCGTCCTGTGACCCGATCCAAATCCGGTGGATGGAGATCCGGATTCTTTATCATAG GTGTGGAGGTTGCGGAGAGATTTGCATATTATGGGATAAGTTCGAACCTCATAAGCTACCTAACGGGGCCACTAGGCCAGTCGGTTGCGACAGCAGCGGAGAATGTAAACATTTGGAGTGGGACGGCATCGCTTCTTCCTCTTTTGGGTGCATTTATCGCTGATTCATATCTGGGTCGGTATCGGACCATTATCATCTCCTCTGTCCTCTACATCCTG GGACTTGGATTGTTGACGCTTTCAACAGTCCTTCCTTTTAATTATTCTGACTGCCAAGATACTGCAACATGCTCTCCCCCGAAGttccaaattattttcttcttcttttctttgtatCTAGTAGCTATTGGACAGGGAGGGCACAAGCCTTGTGTACAAGCGTTTGGAGCAGACCAATTTGATGCTCAAGACCCGGAGGAAAGTAAAGCTAAAAGCTCCTTCTTTAATTGGTGGTATTTTGGAATGTGTGGTGGGGTGTTGATGACCCTCTGGATATTGACCTACATTCAAGACAACCTTAGCTGGGGTCTGGGATTTGGAATTCCCTGTATTGTCATGGGTCTTGCACTTATTGTGTTCTTGCTTGGCAGCTTCACTTATCGGTTTCGCCAAAGCAGTGATGAAAAGAACCCATTTCTTAGAATTGTTAATGTGTTTATTAATGCAGCTAGGAATTGGCAAACAACCGCTTCAGCTATATCAGAGGAACAAGAAGTTCAGGGTATTCTGCCTCATGAAGGTTCTGAACAATTCAA ATTTCTCAACAAAGCGTTGCTTGCACCAGATGGTTCCAAGGAAAATGGGAAAATTTGTAGTATCAGCGAGGTTGAAGAGGCTAAGGCTATTCTTAGGTTGATTCCAATATGGACAACATGTTTGGTGTATGCTGTTGTGTTTTCACAGTCATCCACTTTATTCACCAAGCAAGGTGCAACTATGGACAGATCTCTTGCTTCAAATTTTGAAGTACCAGCTGCCTCATTGCAATCTTTCATTAGCCTCTCCATTGTTGTTTTCATTCCTATATATGACCGTATTTTGGTACCCCTTGCCAGAGCTATAACTAGGAAACCATCAGGCATAACAATGATCCAAAGAATTGGAACTGGGATTTTCTTGTCTATACTTTCAATGGTGATTGCGGCTATAGTCGAGAAGAAACGTCTCCAAACTGCTATAGAATACGGGCTGATTGACATGCCAAAGGCAACAATTCCCATGAGCATTTGCTGGTTAATACCTCAGTATCTACTATTTGGTATTTCCGATGTATTCACCATGGTTGGTCTGCAGGAGTTCTTCTATGATCAGGTGCCAGTCGAGTTGAAAAGTTTAGGCCTTTCTCTCTACCTCAGCATTTTTGGCATAGGGAGCTTCTTAAGCAGTTTCCTCATCTCTGTTATTGAGAACACCACTGGTAAAGATGGTCAGACCAGTTGGTTTTCGGACAACTTGAATCGGGCACATCTGGATTACTTCTATTGGGTTCTTGCTGTATTTAGTACTATCGCATTCACTGCGTTCTTGTATTTTTCAAGAtcttatatatacaataagtCAAGTTCTCTCTAA
- the LOC132052091 gene encoding probable inactive receptor kinase At1g48480, translating to MSSSYLLSFLFLSLVISTIFSDLNADRAALLRLSAAFRGRTLGWNTTNTTPCSWQGVKCNTIINRVTELRLPGGGLSGEMPLNSIGNLTEIRTLSLRLNSLSGLLPSDLGSCTELRVLNLENNNFSGAIPMTFFNLNNLVRVSLSGNRFSGKISDRFNNLIMLKTLYLQNNNFSGSLPDLKNLSHLNEFNVSFNRLTGSIPSSLGGFLAPAFLGNSLCGGPAVSLGPCPNNNPTNQSDKLSGGAIAGIVIGSVVGLLLVLLVLFMLVRICRSKKSSRQVSMSPMSPVKPPEDQFPSSHSTIVAENHDIENVFSDRKDTKGRVRGKVCDDRTKGMVFFGESFEFFSLEDLLKASAEVLGKGFIGTTYKAYLDRDVEVVVKRLKNVSVSEKEFREKVEDLGEIGHENLVPLRAYYYGRDEKLIVYDSMPTSLYTVLHGERVSKEALTWVIRSRIALGAATGIEYLHSLGPKVTHGNLKSSNILLSEYYDAYVSEFGITQLISSRSNFRMTGYTAPEVTDIHNISQKADVYSFGTILLELLTGKNAINDEGLDLPKWVKSIVEERWTIQVFDPELIRFQNSEEQMVTLLHLAVSCTSKHPERRPPMAEITRRIKQICS from the exons atgtcCTCTAGTTATCTTCTTTCCTTCCTCTTCCTTTCTCTTGTAATTTCCACCATCTTTTCGGACCTTAATGCGGATAGAGCTGCTCTCCTCCGCCTGAGTGCGGCCTTCAGAGGCCGCACTCTTGGGTGGAACACCACCAATACAACCCCATGCTCATGGCAAGGTGTCAAATGCAATACTATAATCAACCGTGTAACTGAACTCCGCCTCCCCGGAGGTGGTCTATCCGGTGAGATGCCCTTAAATTCCATTGGAAACTTAACAGAAATTCGTACTCTCAGCCTCCGGCTTAATTCTTTATCAGGGCTTCTTCCTTCTGACTTGGGATCATGCACTGAGCTACGCGTTCTTAATTTGGAAAATAACAACTTTTCTGGTGCAATTCCAATGACTTTTTTCAATCTGAACAATCTTGTACGTGTGAGTCTTTCTGGAAACAGGTTTTCTGGTAAGATATCAGACAGGTTTAACAATCTGATTATGCTGAAAACTTTGTACTTGCAGAATAACAACTTCTCTGGCTCACTTCCTGACCTGAAAAACCTCTCACATCTCAATGAATTCAATGTCTCTTTCAATAGATTAACAGGTTCGATCCCTTCTAGTTTAGGTGGATTCTTAGCTCCTGCTTTTCTTGGAAATTCACTTTGTGGTGGCCCTGCTGTCTCTCTCGGTCCTTGTCCTAACAATAACCCCACCAACCAATCTGATAAACTTTCTGGTGGAGCAATAGCTGGAATAGTAATCGGCTCGGTTGTCGGGTTGTTATTAGTACTTCTAGTTTTGTTTATGTTAGTGAGAATTTGTAGGAGTAAAAAAAGTTCCCGGCAAGTGAGCATGTCTCCTATGTCGCCCGTGAAACCACCAGAGGATCAATTTCCGAGTTCTCATTCAACAATAGTGGCAGAAAATCATGAcattgaaaatgttttttcgGACAGGAAAGATACAAAGGGGAGAGTAAGGGGAAAAGTTTGTGATGATAGGACTAAGGGGATGGTGTTTTTTGGAGAAAGTTTTGAGTTTTTCAGTTTGGAGGATTTATTAAAGGCTTCAGCTGAGGttttgggaaaagggttcattGGAACTACTTATAAAGCATATTTGGATAGAGATGTTGAAGTGGTTGTGAAGAGGTTGAAAAATGTTTCTGTTTCAGAGAAGGAATTTAGGGAAAAAGTGGAGGATTTGGGAGAAATTGGTCATGAGAATTTGGTGCCTCTCAGAGCATACTATTATGGAAGAGATGAAAAGCTTATTGTTTATGACTCTATGCCTACAAGCTTGTATACTGTTTTGCATG GCGAAAGAGTTTCAAAAGAAGCATTGACATGGGTGATTAGGAGTAGAATTGCATTAGGAGCTGCCACTGGTATCGAATATCTCCATTCACTAGGCCCTAAAGTCACTCATGGCAACCTCAAGTCATCTAACATCCTCCTCTCAGAGTACTACGACGCATATGTATCAGAATTTGGCATAACACAGCTGATCTCCTCCAGATCAAACTTCAGAATGACTGGATACACCGCGCCTGAGGTGACAGATATTCATAATATTTCACAGAAAGCCGATGTCTATAGCTTTGGCACCATTCTCTTGGAACTCCTAACGGGTAAAAATGCTATCAACGACGAGGGACTTGACCTGCCTAAATGGGTGAAATCTATAGTTGAAGAGAGGTGGACAATACAAGTGTTTGATCCTGAGTTAATTAGATTTCAGAATTCTGAAGAGCAAATGGTTACATTGCTGCATCTCGCTGTTTCTTGTACGTCCAAGCACCCGGAAAGGAGGCCTCCTATGGCTGAGATTACCAGGCGCATCAAACAAATTTGTAGCTGA
- the LOC132052093 gene encoding GDSL lipase-like, with translation MALNLNLFHFCNFVLVACFTCPIVCISSHERSQAALFVFGDSLFDPGNNNYINTTTEFQANWWPYGKSFFKYPTGRFSDGRLIPDFIAEYANLPLIPSYFEIGKQHFVHGVNFASGGAGCLVETHRGFVIDLKTQLKYFKNVVKLLKKKVGARESKQILSNAVYIFSAGGNDYLAPFSSTNSTTPYPEREYLQMIMGNLTSVLKGIYMEGGRKFVMLNMVPVDRLPNIQALNLQKGVKDGDFIKKITSLVKMHNSGLPEMLKQLEKQLPGFKYTLFNLFKVFSESIDNPTKYGFKTSKTACCGTGPFRGIDTCGGQRQVKEYKLCKNVKDNLFFDSFHPSELAYKQYAELLWNGTPDVVAPYNLKSFFELST, from the exons ATGGCTTTGAACTTAAACTTGTTTCACTTCTGTAACTTTGTTTTGGTTGCATGTTTTACTTGCCCAATTGTGTGTATTAGCAGCCATGAAAGATCTCAAGCTGCTCTTTTTGTGTTTGGGGATTCGTTGTTTGATCCTGGGAATAATAATTACATCAATACCACTACTGAGTTCCAAGCAAATTGGTGGCCCTATGGCAAATCTTTCTTCAAGTACCCTACTGGCAGGTTCTCTGATGGACGTCTCATCCCTGATTTTATCG CTGAATACGCTAATTTGCCATTGATTCCTTCGTATTTTGAAATTGGCAAGCAACATTTTGTTCATGGGGTAAACTTTGCATCAGGCGGTGCTGGTTGTTTGGTCGAAACGCATCGTGGCTTT GTTATAGATCTTAAAACACAgttgaaatatttcaaaaacGTGGTAAAACTGTTGAAGAAGAAGGTGGGAGCAAGAGAGTCCAAACAGATCCTCTCCAATGCAGTATATATATTTAGCGCTGGCGGTAATGATTACTTGGCTCCTTTCTCATCAACAAATTCGACTACTCCATATCCTGAGAGAGAATATCTACAGATGATTATGGGCAATTTGACATCTGTTCTGAAG GGAATTTACATGGAAGGAGGGAGAAAATTTGTCATGCTTAATATGGTTCCCGTAGATCGTCTCCCTAATATTCAGGCTCTTAATCTTCAAAAAGGAGTTAAGGATGGAGATTTCATAAAGAAGATTACAAGCTTGGTGAAAATGCATAATTCAGGTCTCCCAGAAATGCTCAAACAACTGGAGAAGCAATTGCCTGGATTTAAGTATACATTATTCAACTTGTTCAAAGTATTTTCAGAAAGCATTGATAATCCAACAAAATATG GTTTTAAGACATCAAAGACGGCTTGTTGTGGGACTGGTCCATTTCGAGGGATTGACACTTGTGGAGGCCAGAGGCAAGTAAAAGAGTACAAGTTATGTAAAAATGTGAAAGATAACTTGTTTTTCGACTCTTTTCATCCCAGTGAGTTGGCCTACAAACAATATGCCGAATTACTGTGGAATGGAACTCCAGATGTTGTTGCACCTTACAACCTAAAATCCTTTTTTGAACTTTCAACATAA